A genome region from Nocardioides cynanchi includes the following:
- a CDS encoding alpha/beta hydrolase, producing MELAPRLVAVRTPRQPRGVVLVLHGGAARREAVAVSPTQLSVLRMVPIARRVARRRGLAVFRLLNSQRGWGSEDTPLADVRWALAEVRERYGDVPVVLAGHSLGGRAALRASTEPGVVGAVMLNAYLLPGDDRVDPPGRLLFVHGTDDRIASYARARAVAEQLSRRTDVEFRTVEGGKHAMLRHSGTFDRAAADFSAQVLTDDSPALSPAPPDQRGARGTTP from the coding sequence ATGGAGCTCGCACCCCGTCTCGTTGCCGTCCGGACGCCGCGGCAGCCCCGCGGCGTGGTGCTGGTGCTGCACGGGGGCGCCGCCCGGCGGGAGGCCGTCGCGGTGAGCCCGACCCAGCTGTCGGTGCTCCGGATGGTGCCGATCGCCCGCCGGGTGGCGCGGAGGCGGGGCCTGGCCGTCTTCCGTCTCCTCAACTCCCAGCGCGGCTGGGGCTCCGAGGACACGCCCCTGGCCGACGTCCGCTGGGCGCTGGCCGAGGTCCGGGAGCGGTACGGCGACGTGCCGGTCGTCCTGGCCGGGCACTCGCTCGGCGGACGGGCCGCGCTCCGGGCTTCCACGGAGCCCGGCGTGGTCGGCGCGGTGATGCTGAACGCCTACCTCCTGCCCGGCGACGACCGGGTCGACCCCCCGGGGCGGTTGCTCTTCGTGCACGGCACCGACGACCGGATCGCGTCGTACGCCCGCGCGCGGGCCGTCGCCGAGCAGCTGTCCCGCCGCACCGACGTCGAGTTCCGCACCGTCGAGGGCGGCAAGCACGCGATGTTGCGGCACAGCGGCACCTTCGACCGTGCCGCCGCGGACTTCTCCGCGCAGGTGCTGACCGACGACTCGCCAGCGCTCTCGCCCGCGCCGCCGGACCAGCGTGGAGCACGTGGGACCACGCCCTAG
- the pdxH gene encoding pyridoxamine 5'-phosphate oxidase, which produces MRDGAKDQYADLRREYSDEGLVESDLADDPFAMFQRWYDDAVAAAVYEPNAMVVASVSGDGRPSARMVLLKGFSPEGWVFFTNLGSRKGVELRGNPHCSLLFPWHPLERQVRVDGVATELPRADVDAYFAQRPRNSRLGAHASHQSREVSSRAELDAAWAAADASYPDEVPVPDEWGGFRVAPDAVEFWQGRPGRMHDRLVYRPEADTDAHPSGWAARRLAP; this is translated from the coding sequence GTGAGAGATGGTGCGAAGGACCAGTACGCCGACCTGCGTCGCGAGTACTCCGACGAGGGGCTGGTGGAGTCCGATCTGGCGGACGACCCGTTCGCGATGTTCCAGCGGTGGTACGACGACGCGGTGGCCGCCGCGGTCTACGAGCCGAACGCGATGGTGGTCGCCTCGGTCTCCGGCGACGGCCGGCCGTCGGCCAGGATGGTGCTGCTCAAGGGCTTCTCGCCCGAGGGCTGGGTGTTCTTCACCAACCTCGGCTCGCGCAAGGGCGTCGAGCTGCGCGGGAACCCGCACTGCTCCCTGCTGTTCCCCTGGCACCCGCTGGAGCGGCAGGTCCGCGTCGACGGCGTCGCCACCGAGCTCCCGCGCGCCGACGTCGACGCCTACTTCGCCCAGCGGCCGCGGAACTCCCGGCTCGGGGCGCACGCCTCGCACCAGTCGCGGGAGGTGTCCTCCCGCGCCGAGCTGGACGCGGCCTGGGCGGCCGCGGACGCGTCGTACCCCGACGAGGTGCCGGTGCCCGACGAGTGGGGCGGCTTCCGGGTCGCTCCCGACGCCGTGGAGTTCTGGCAGGGCCGGCCGGGCCGGATGCACGACCGCCTGGTCTACCGACCCGAGGCCGACACCGACGCCCACCCCTCCGGCTGGGCCGCCCGCCGCCTCGCCCCCTGA
- a CDS encoding ABC transporter ATP-binding protein, with the protein MSDDTSSTGSTTSGKLKETERVEAGPGGPGRGPFGGGMVGQKANTFKPSAKRLVRRLGPERHKVYGVLGLAVLSVGLMALGPRILGRATDLIFAGVLGKQLSDSGRVPDGTSQQQVVRGLQQAGQDKQASMIASLKHFVVGQGVDFTAVGHVLLLVLGVYVVASLLAWLQGYLLNDVVQGTIFRMRSEVEDKVNALPLSYFDQQPRGELLSRVTNDIDNISQTLQQTMSQLLSSLLTVVFVVGFMFSISWELALVALVTVPITILVTGAVMKRSQGMFIDQWRRTGRLNAHIEETFSGHALVKVFGRQEEVERTFAEENDKLFEASFGAQFVSGLIMPTMMFIGNLNYVVIAVLGGLKVANGSISLGDVQAFIQYSRQFTQPLTQLASMTNLLQSGVASAERVFELLDAPEQDADLTGSAAAAGERHGEVRFEDVSFSYDPTRPLIEDLSLVAAPGQTVAIVGPTGAGKTTLVNLVMRFYDVDRGRITLDGVDIASMPRSALREQIGMVLQDTWLFEGSIRDNIAYGRPGATEADILEAARATYVDRFVHSLPDGYDTHIDEEGSNLSAGERQLVTIARAFLSDPELLILDEATSSVDTRTELLLQHAMAALRTDRTSFVIAHRLSTIRDADLILVMEDGAIVEQGNHDSLLAADGAYARLYNAQFVAPEESAVA; encoded by the coding sequence ATGAGCGACGACACGAGCTCGACCGGCAGCACGACGTCGGGGAAGCTGAAGGAGACCGAGCGGGTCGAGGCCGGCCCGGGCGGGCCCGGCCGTGGTCCCTTCGGCGGCGGCATGGTCGGACAGAAGGCGAACACGTTCAAGCCGTCGGCCAAGCGCCTCGTGCGCCGGCTCGGTCCCGAGCGGCACAAGGTGTACGGCGTGCTCGGCCTCGCCGTGCTCAGCGTCGGCCTGATGGCGCTGGGTCCGCGGATCCTGGGCCGGGCCACCGACCTGATATTCGCCGGCGTGCTCGGCAAGCAGCTTTCCGACAGCGGCCGGGTGCCCGACGGCACCAGCCAGCAGCAGGTCGTGCGGGGGCTCCAGCAGGCCGGGCAGGACAAGCAGGCGTCGATGATCGCCTCGCTGAAGCACTTCGTGGTCGGGCAGGGCGTCGACTTCACCGCGGTCGGCCACGTCCTGCTGCTCGTGCTCGGGGTGTACGTCGTCGCGTCGCTGCTGGCGTGGCTGCAGGGCTACCTGCTCAACGACGTCGTCCAGGGCACGATCTTCCGGATGCGCTCCGAGGTCGAGGACAAGGTGAACGCGCTGCCGCTGAGCTACTTCGACCAGCAGCCGCGCGGCGAGCTGCTGAGCCGGGTGACCAACGACATCGACAACATCAGCCAGACCCTCCAGCAGACGATGAGCCAGCTGCTCAGCTCGCTGCTGACCGTGGTCTTCGTGGTCGGCTTCATGTTCTCGATCTCCTGGGAGCTGGCGCTGGTCGCCCTGGTGACCGTGCCGATCACGATCCTGGTCACCGGTGCGGTGATGAAGCGCAGCCAGGGGATGTTCATCGACCAGTGGCGTCGTACCGGACGTCTCAACGCGCACATCGAGGAGACCTTCTCCGGCCATGCGCTGGTCAAGGTGTTCGGCCGGCAGGAGGAGGTGGAGCGGACCTTCGCTGAGGAGAACGACAAGCTGTTCGAGGCTTCCTTCGGTGCGCAGTTCGTGAGCGGCCTGATCATGCCGACGATGATGTTCATCGGGAACCTCAACTACGTGGTGATCGCGGTCCTGGGCGGCCTCAAGGTCGCCAACGGCTCGATCTCGCTGGGCGACGTGCAGGCGTTCATCCAGTACTCCCGCCAGTTCACCCAGCCGCTGACCCAGCTCGCGTCGATGACCAACCTCCTCCAGTCGGGCGTGGCCAGCGCCGAGCGGGTCTTCGAGCTGCTCGACGCTCCCGAGCAGGACGCGGACCTGACCGGGTCGGCGGCCGCCGCGGGTGAGCGGCACGGCGAGGTGCGCTTCGAGGACGTGTCGTTCTCCTACGACCCGACCCGGCCGCTGATCGAGGACCTCTCGCTGGTCGCGGCCCCCGGGCAGACCGTCGCCATCGTCGGGCCGACGGGTGCGGGCAAGACCACGCTGGTCAACCTGGTGATGCGCTTCTACGACGTGGACCGCGGGCGGATCACGCTGGACGGCGTCGACATCGCTTCGATGCCCCGCTCGGCGCTGCGCGAGCAGATCGGGATGGTGCTGCAGGACACCTGGCTGTTCGAGGGCTCGATCCGCGACAACATCGCCTACGGCCGGCCGGGGGCCACCGAGGCGGACATCCTCGAGGCCGCCCGCGCCACCTACGTCGACCGCTTCGTGCACTCCCTGCCCGACGGCTACGACACCCACATCGACGAGGAGGGCAGCAACCTCTCGGCCGGCGAGCGGCAGCTGGTCACCATCGCCCGGGCGTTCCTGTCTGATCCCGAGCTGCTGATCCTCGACGAGGCCACCTCCTCGGTGGACACCCGGACCGAGCTGCTGCTCCAGCACGCGATGGCGGCCCTGCGCACCGACCGCACGTCGTTCGTGATCGCGCACCGGCTCTCCACGATCCGGGACGCCGACCTGATCCTGGTGATGGAGGACGGCGCGATCGTCGAGCAGGGCAACCACGACTCGCTGCTCGCCGCCGACGGCGCCTACGCGCGCCTCTACAACGCCCAGTTCGTGGCGCCGGAGGAGTCCGCGGTCGCGTGA
- a CDS encoding ABC transporter ATP-binding protein, with product MLLRLVRQFLSTYRRPLAIVVALQFVGTLGALYLPSLNADIIDKGVVTGDTGYILRTGALMLGVAFLQIACSIGAVWFGARTAMGFGRDVRAAIFARVGTFSQREVQDFGAPSLITRETNDVQQVQMLVLLSCTLMVMAPIMMVGGVIMAMREDLGLSWLIAVTVPVLALALAFIISKMVPSFRLMQTRIDEVNRLLREQITGVRVVRAFVREPLETQRFAGANADLTAVATRAGRWQAAMFPTVMVVANVASVAVLWFGGHRVGSGEMQVGALTAYLAYLMQIVMSVMMGTFMMMMIPRSSVCADRIMEVLQTDTSVAPPTEPVTDLPRRGTLELEGVEFSYPGADAPVLRDLTLSVEPGQTVAVIGSTGAGKSTLVNLVPRLFDVTQGSLRIDGVDVRRLAPDLLWSLIGLVPQKAYLFSGTVRSNLLHGKPEATDEELWEALEIAQADGFVREMPEGLDAPITQGGTNVSGGQRQRLAIARAVIRRPEIYLFDDSFSALDLATDARLRAALRPVTRDSTVLIVAQRVSTIRDADQILVMEDGAVVGRGTHHELLADCATYQEIVASQLSAEEAA from the coding sequence ATGCTGCTCCGCCTCGTCCGACAGTTCCTGTCGACCTACCGCCGACCCCTCGCGATCGTCGTCGCGCTGCAGTTCGTGGGCACCCTGGGTGCGCTCTACCTGCCCAGCCTGAACGCCGACATCATCGACAAGGGCGTCGTCACCGGCGACACCGGCTACATCCTCCGGACCGGTGCCCTGATGCTCGGCGTCGCCTTCCTCCAGATCGCCTGCTCCATCGGCGCGGTCTGGTTCGGAGCGCGTACGGCGATGGGTTTCGGCCGCGACGTACGGGCCGCGATCTTCGCCCGGGTCGGCACCTTCTCCCAGCGGGAGGTACAGGACTTCGGCGCCCCCAGCCTGATCACCCGTGAGACCAACGACGTCCAGCAGGTGCAGATGCTGGTGCTGCTCTCCTGCACCCTGATGGTGATGGCGCCGATCATGATGGTGGGCGGCGTGATCATGGCGATGCGCGAGGACCTCGGTCTGTCCTGGCTGATCGCGGTCACCGTGCCGGTCCTGGCCCTCGCGCTGGCCTTCATCATCTCGAAGATGGTGCCGAGCTTCCGGCTGATGCAGACCCGCATCGACGAGGTCAACCGTCTGCTGCGTGAGCAGATCACCGGCGTGCGCGTGGTCCGGGCCTTCGTCCGCGAGCCGCTGGAGACCCAGCGCTTCGCCGGTGCCAACGCCGACCTCACCGCGGTCGCCACCCGCGCGGGCCGCTGGCAGGCCGCGATGTTCCCGACCGTGATGGTGGTGGCCAACGTCGCCTCGGTGGCGGTGCTGTGGTTCGGCGGCCATCGGGTCGGGTCCGGGGAGATGCAGGTGGGTGCGCTGACGGCATACCTCGCCTACCTGATGCAGATCGTGATGTCGGTGATGATGGGCACCTTCATGATGATGATGATCCCGAGGTCGTCGGTCTGCGCCGACCGGATCATGGAGGTGCTCCAGACCGACACCTCGGTGGCACCGCCGACCGAGCCGGTCACCGACCTCCCGCGCCGCGGGACCCTCGAGCTGGAGGGCGTCGAGTTCAGCTACCCCGGCGCCGACGCGCCCGTCCTGCGCGACCTGACCCTGTCGGTCGAGCCGGGGCAGACGGTGGCGGTGATCGGCTCGACCGGTGCCGGCAAGAGCACCCTGGTCAACCTGGTGCCCCGCCTCTTCGACGTCACCCAGGGGAGCCTGCGGATCGACGGGGTCGACGTACGACGTCTCGCGCCCGACCTGCTCTGGTCGCTGATCGGGCTGGTGCCCCAGAAGGCCTACCTGTTCTCCGGGACGGTCCGCTCCAACCTCCTGCACGGCAAGCCGGAGGCGACCGACGAGGAGCTGTGGGAGGCGCTCGAGATCGCGCAGGCCGACGGGTTCGTCCGGGAGATGCCCGAGGGCCTCGACGCGCCGATCACCCAGGGCGGCACCAACGTCAGCGGGGGTCAGCGGCAGCGGCTCGCGATCGCCCGGGCCGTGATCCGGCGACCGGAGATCTACCTGTTCGACGACTCCTTCTCGGCGCTCGACCTGGCCACGGACGCGCGGCTGCGCGCCGCGCTGCGACCGGTCACGCGTGACTCCACCGTCCTGATCGTGGCGCAGCGGGTCTCCACGATCCGCGACGCCGACCAGATCCTGGTGATGGAGGACGGCGCGGTGGTGGGCCGTGGCACCCACCACGAGCTGCTGGCCGACTGTGCGACCTACCAGGAGATCGTCGCCTCCCAGCTCAGCGCGGAGGAGGCGGCATGA
- a CDS encoding glycoside hydrolase family 13 protein — translation MSTPTDPWWKEAVFYQVYIRSFADSDGDGLGDLPGLTSRLPYLRDLGVDAVWITPFYPSPQHDAGYDVSDYVDVDPRFGSLADADTLLATAHDLGLKVVVDLVPNHTSSEHAWFQAALAAPPGSPERARYLFRTGKGRGGATPPNNWQSVFGGPAWTRLTDGEWYLHLFDTTQPDLDWRNPEVPAMFEDVLRFWLDRGVDGFRVDVAHGLFKVKTLRDQRDLDKPPPADEQRAKQQHEAAGSLVPQHLGDEPMWDQPEVHDVYRSWHRILAEYDGDRMGVAEAWTQTPESMARYVRPDELQQAFNFTWLQAPWSASAFAEVITSSLAAVAPVGAVPTWVLSNHDVIRHPTRYGGGQVGVARGRAATLAMLALPGSSYLYQGEELGLEEVDVPPEFRQDPAWFRTGKPGRDGCRVPLPWRGSRAPYGFGPAGTTPWLPQPDDWAPLTVAAQKKDPGSTLEFYRTALRARRRLVGLAEPVELVTDRVTVLEFRRGPLTVVCNCGPRPVRLPAGEVVVASGPLDDRGLLPPDTAVWLT, via the coding sequence ATGAGCACCCCCACGGATCCCTGGTGGAAGGAGGCCGTCTTCTACCAGGTCTACATCCGCAGCTTCGCCGACTCCGACGGCGACGGCCTCGGTGACCTGCCCGGGCTGACCTCGCGGCTGCCCTACCTGCGCGACCTCGGTGTCGACGCGGTGTGGATCACGCCGTTCTACCCCTCGCCCCAGCACGACGCCGGGTACGACGTGTCCGACTACGTCGACGTCGACCCGCGGTTCGGCTCGCTGGCCGACGCGGACACCCTGCTCGCGACGGCACACGACCTCGGCCTCAAGGTGGTCGTCGACCTCGTGCCCAACCACACCTCCTCGGAGCACGCGTGGTTCCAAGCGGCCCTCGCCGCCCCGCCCGGCAGCCCGGAACGGGCCCGCTACCTGTTCCGGACCGGCAAGGGTCGCGGCGGAGCCACGCCACCCAACAACTGGCAGTCGGTCTTCGGCGGCCCGGCCTGGACCCGCCTGACGGACGGCGAGTGGTACCTCCACCTCTTCGACACCACCCAGCCCGACCTCGACTGGCGCAACCCCGAGGTGCCGGCGATGTTCGAGGACGTCCTGCGCTTCTGGCTCGACCGTGGCGTCGACGGCTTCCGGGTCGATGTCGCGCACGGCCTGTTCAAGGTCAAGACGCTGCGCGACCAGCGCGACCTCGACAAGCCCCCGCCCGCAGACGAGCAGCGGGCGAAGCAGCAGCACGAGGCGGCCGGAAGCCTGGTCCCGCAGCATCTGGGCGACGAGCCGATGTGGGACCAGCCCGAGGTCCACGACGTCTACCGCTCCTGGCACCGGATCCTGGCGGAGTACGACGGCGACCGGATGGGCGTGGCCGAGGCCTGGACCCAGACCCCGGAGTCGATGGCCCGCTACGTCCGCCCCGACGAGCTCCAGCAGGCGTTCAACTTCACCTGGCTCCAGGCCCCGTGGTCGGCGTCGGCCTTCGCCGAGGTGATCACCAGCTCGCTGGCGGCGGTCGCCCCGGTCGGGGCGGTGCCGACCTGGGTGCTGTCCAACCACGACGTGATCCGCCATCCGACGCGGTACGGCGGTGGGCAGGTCGGCGTGGCCCGCGGCCGCGCGGCCACGCTGGCGATGCTGGCGCTGCCCGGGTCGTCGTACCTCTACCAGGGTGAGGAGCTCGGGCTGGAGGAGGTCGACGTACCCCCGGAGTTCCGGCAGGACCCTGCCTGGTTCCGCACCGGCAAGCCCGGGCGCGACGGCTGCCGGGTGCCGCTGCCCTGGCGCGGCAGCCGGGCGCCGTACGGCTTCGGCCCGGCCGGCACCACGCCCTGGCTCCCGCAGCCCGACGACTGGGCACCGCTGACCGTGGCTGCGCAGAAGAAGGATCCCGGCTCGACCCTGGAGTTCTACCGGACCGCCCTGCGGGCGCGCCGGCGCCTCGTCGGCCTGGCCGAGCCGGTCGAGCTGGTCACCGACCGGGTCACGGTGCTGGAGTTCCGGCGCGGCCCGCTGACCGTCGTGTGCAACTGCGGGCCCCGGCCGGTGCGGCTGCCCGCGGGCGAGGTGGTGGTGGCCAGCGGCCCGCTCGACGACCGCGGCCTGCTGCCACCCGACACTGCGGTCTGGCTGACCTGA
- a CDS encoding citrate synthase 2, with protein MSQQQPEVHEGLEGVVAFRTEIAEPDKEGSALRYRGVDIEEIVGRVPFEKVWGLLVDGTYDPGLPPAEPYNIAIHTGDVRADVQASVAMLAPMLGMGQTYDISDEQARLDLSRVAVMVLSYAAQSARGLGQPIVPQSEVDQGHTLAERFLIRWKGEPDPRHVKAIDAYWSSAAEHGMNASTFTARVITSTGADVAAAFSGAIGAMSGPLHGGAPSRVLGMIEEVERRDGDASGYVKELLDNGERLMGFGHRVYRAEDPRARVLRRTARELDAPRYEVAEALEKAALAELRERRPDRVLETNVEFWAAIVLDFAEVPANMFTAMFTCARTGGWSAHILEQKRTGRLIRPSAIYAGPSARPADSVEGWDSAWSR; from the coding sequence ATGAGCCAGCAGCAGCCCGAGGTGCACGAGGGCCTCGAGGGCGTGGTCGCCTTCCGGACCGAGATCGCCGAGCCGGACAAGGAGGGTTCGGCGCTGCGCTACCGCGGCGTCGACATCGAGGAGATCGTCGGACGGGTCCCCTTCGAGAAGGTCTGGGGCCTCTTGGTGGACGGCACCTACGACCCCGGCCTGCCGCCCGCCGAGCCGTACAACATCGCGATCCACACCGGCGACGTCCGCGCCGACGTCCAGGCGTCGGTGGCGATGCTGGCCCCGATGCTGGGCATGGGGCAGACCTACGACATCTCCGACGAGCAGGCCCGCCTCGACCTCTCCCGGGTCGCGGTGATGGTGCTGTCGTACGCCGCCCAGTCGGCGCGCGGGCTCGGCCAGCCGATCGTCCCGCAGAGCGAGGTCGACCAGGGCCACACCCTGGCCGAGCGCTTCCTGATCCGCTGGAAGGGTGAGCCGGATCCCCGGCACGTCAAGGCGATCGACGCCTACTGGAGCTCCGCGGCCGAGCACGGCATGAACGCGTCGACGTTCACCGCCCGGGTGATCACCTCGACCGGCGCCGACGTCGCCGCGGCCTTCTCGGGCGCGATCGGCGCGATGAGCGGACCGCTGCACGGCGGCGCGCCGTCGCGGGTGCTCGGGATGATCGAGGAGGTCGAGCGCCGCGACGGCGACGCCTCCGGCTACGTCAAGGAGCTCCTCGACAACGGCGAGCGGCTGATGGGCTTCGGGCACCGCGTCTACCGCGCCGAGGACCCCCGCGCCCGGGTGCTGCGTCGTACGGCGCGCGAGCTCGACGCCCCGCGCTACGAGGTGGCCGAGGCGCTGGAGAAGGCCGCCCTGGCCGAGCTGCGCGAGCGGCGGCCCGACCGTGTGCTCGAGACCAACGTCGAGTTCTGGGCGGCCATCGTGCTCGACTTCGCCGAGGTGCCGGCCAACATGTTCACCGCGATGTTCACCTGTGCCCGCACCGGCGGCTGGTCGGCCCACATCCTGGAGCAGAAGCGCACCGGCCGGCTGATCCGGCCCAGCGCGATCTACGCCGGGCCGTCGGCGCGGCCGGCCGACTCGGTCGAGGGCTGGGACTCGGCCTGGTCTCGATGA
- a CDS encoding MDR family MFS transporter: MSQSIPTSPAAPSAPMTHREVLEALSGLLLAMFVAMLSSTVVSNALPRIVESLHGSQTGYTWVVVATLLTMTASTPIWGKLADLFSKKLLVQTALVIYVAGSLAAGMAPSMGFLIGARAVQGIGVGGLTALVQVVIASMVTPRERGRYSGYIGAVFATATVSGPLIGGLIVDTPGLGWRWCFFVGIPVAAAAFVVLQKTLHLPVVRREVHIDYLGAVLIMSGVSLLLVWVSLAGSSFAWGSATSVGLVGLGLVVLAAAVFVEARVAVEPIIPLRLFRDRTTALATAASVMVGIAMFGATVYLSQYFQLARGMSPTRAGLMTVAMVGGLMLSSMVTGRIITRTGLWKRYLVGGMALVVAGLLLLSLIDATTSLWQVGASMAVLGLGLGAAMQNLVLAVQNNSAQSDLGAASSVVSFFRSLGGSIGVSVLGAVLSSQVATSVRSGLAATGVQGGAHQTSDIPVLSALPAPVRALYESAFGEATGHLFLIAAPFAMLALVCVLFIREVPLRTTIQRVDEAVMDDVQEPVGVAG; this comes from the coding sequence GTGAGCCAGTCGATCCCCACGTCCCCCGCCGCGCCGTCGGCCCCGATGACCCATCGCGAAGTGCTCGAGGCGCTGTCAGGTCTGCTGTTGGCCATGTTCGTGGCCATGCTGTCCAGCACCGTGGTCTCCAACGCCCTGCCCCGGATCGTCGAGTCGCTGCACGGCAGCCAGACCGGCTACACGTGGGTGGTGGTCGCCACGCTGCTCACCATGACGGCCTCGACCCCGATCTGGGGCAAGCTGGCCGACCTGTTCAGCAAGAAGCTGCTGGTCCAGACCGCCCTGGTCATCTACGTGGCCGGCTCGCTGGCCGCCGGGATGGCTCCGAGCATGGGTTTCCTGATCGGAGCCCGCGCCGTGCAGGGGATCGGCGTCGGGGGCCTGACCGCGCTGGTCCAGGTCGTGATCGCCAGCATGGTCACGCCCCGCGAGCGCGGCCGCTACTCCGGCTACATCGGAGCCGTCTTCGCCACCGCGACCGTGAGCGGCCCGCTCATCGGCGGCCTGATCGTCGACACCCCGGGCCTGGGCTGGCGCTGGTGCTTCTTCGTGGGCATCCCGGTGGCCGCCGCGGCGTTCGTGGTGCTGCAGAAGACCCTGCACCTGCCCGTCGTACGACGTGAGGTCCACATCGACTACCTCGGTGCGGTCCTGATCATGTCGGGCGTCAGCCTGCTCCTGGTCTGGGTCAGCCTGGCCGGCTCGTCGTTCGCCTGGGGCTCGGCCACCAGCGTCGGACTGGTCGGCCTCGGTCTCGTCGTGCTGGCCGCCGCCGTCTTCGTGGAGGCCCGGGTCGCCGTGGAGCCGATCATCCCGCTCCGGCTCTTCCGGGACCGGACCACGGCCCTGGCCACCGCGGCGTCGGTGATGGTGGGCATCGCGATGTTCGGAGCGACGGTCTACCTCAGCCAGTACTTCCAGCTCGCCCGCGGGATGAGCCCCACCCGCGCCGGGCTGATGACGGTCGCGATGGTCGGCGGCCTGATGCTCTCGAGCATGGTGACCGGGCGGATCATCACCCGCACCGGGCTGTGGAAGCGCTACCTGGTCGGCGGCATGGCGCTCGTGGTGGCCGGGCTGCTGCTGCTCAGCCTGATCGACGCCACCACGTCGCTGTGGCAGGTGGGGGCCTCGATGGCGGTGCTCGGGCTCGGCCTCGGTGCGGCGATGCAGAACCTCGTGCTCGCCGTCCAGAACAACAGCGCCCAGTCCGACCTCGGCGCGGCCAGCTCCGTGGTCTCGTTCTTCCGCAGCCTCGGCGGCTCGATCGGCGTCTCGGTGCTCGGTGCCGTGCTCAGCTCGCAGGTGGCCACCTCGGTCCGCTCCGGCCTGGCGGCGACCGGCGTCCAGGGCGGCGCGCACCAGACCAGTGACATCCCGGTCCTGTCGGCGCTGCCGGCCCCGGTGCGGGCGCTCTACGAGTCCGCGTTCGGTGAGGCCACCGGCCATCTCTTCCTGATCGCCGCTCCGTTCGCCATGCTGGCTCTGGTGTGCGTGCTGTTCATCCGCGAGGTCCCGCTCCGGACGACGATCCAGCGCGTGGACGAGGCGGTCATGGACGATGTGCAGGAGCCGGTCGGTGTCGCGGGCTGA
- a CDS encoding MarR family winged helix-turn-helix transcriptional regulator codes for MSRADELGRLEQEVAVLIRRIRRVIGERARAVHPDLQPASYLMLSHLVSSGPQRSSVLSEHFGVDKGAISRQVQHLVELGLLDREPDPADGRATLVSPSADAVRRMRSISVERRQWLDERLGAWSEDDLRGFVAGLARYNAALDRD; via the coding sequence GTGTCGCGGGCTGACGAGCTCGGCCGGCTCGAGCAGGAGGTCGCGGTCCTGATCCGGCGGATCCGCCGGGTCATCGGCGAGCGCGCCCGGGCGGTGCACCCGGACCTCCAGCCCGCGTCGTACCTGATGCTGAGCCACCTGGTCTCCTCAGGTCCGCAGCGCTCCTCGGTGCTCTCGGAGCACTTCGGGGTCGACAAGGGTGCGATCAGCCGCCAGGTGCAGCACCTGGTCGAGCTGGGGCTGCTCGACCGCGAGCCGGACCCGGCGGACGGCCGCGCCACGCTGGTCTCGCCCAGCGCCGACGCCGTGCGCCGGATGCGGTCGATCAGCGTGGAGCGCCGCCAGTGGCTCGACGAACGGCTCGGCGCGTGGTCGGAGGACGACCTGCGTGGCTTCGTTGCCGGCCTGGCCCGCTACAACGCCGCCCTGGACCGCGACTGA
- a CDS encoding TetR/AcrR family transcriptional regulator produces the protein MTPRARPMAPDDRRQAIVEAVIPLLVERGSELTTREIAQAAGIAEGTIFRVFPDKRSLFLAAAEEAMNPAGGEQAFDAALADVTDLREGVVVVTDRVLDRMRLTMSVMMAVRPQLIAAFHEEKAAGGKPDHGPPAFVLKAQSDLHARLTRLFEPHADRLSVDPGTAAVALRSLIFGAHRPELGMSPALTADQIADLLLGGVLARKDL, from the coding sequence GTGACCCCGCGTGCCCGACCGATGGCTCCCGACGACCGCCGGCAGGCGATCGTCGAGGCGGTGATCCCGCTGCTGGTGGAGCGGGGGAGCGAGCTCACGACCCGGGAGATCGCCCAGGCGGCCGGCATCGCGGAGGGCACGATCTTCCGGGTCTTCCCCGACAAGCGGAGCCTGTTCCTCGCGGCCGCGGAGGAGGCGATGAACCCGGCCGGCGGTGAGCAGGCCTTCGACGCCGCCCTCGCCGACGTCACCGACCTGCGCGAGGGGGTGGTCGTGGTCACCGACCGGGTGCTCGACCGGATGCGGCTGACGATGTCGGTGATGATGGCGGTCCGCCCGCAGCTGATCGCGGCCTTCCACGAGGAGAAGGCCGCCGGCGGCAAACCGGACCACGGCCCGCCCGCGTTCGTGCTCAAGGCCCAGAGCGACCTGCACGCCCGCCTCACCCGACTCTTCGAGCCGCACGCGGACCGGCTCAGCGTCGACCCCGGTACGGCGGCGGTGGCCCTGCGCAGCCTGATCTTCGGCGCCCACCGCCCCGAGCTGGGGATGTCGCCCGCCCTCACTGCTGACCAGATCGCCGACCTGCTGCTCGGCGGCGTACTCGCTCGGAAGGACCTCTAG